One part of the Psychrilyobacter piezotolerans genome encodes these proteins:
- the dnaJ gene encoding molecular chaperone DnaJ, protein MSKKDYYETLGIPKGASESEIKKAYRKKAMKYHPDKYSSATEKEKADAEHKFKEVNDAYQVLSDGEKRSKYDRFGHDAFSQGGGGAGGFGGFGGFGGAGGFEDIFGSFFGGGTSRGPRVEPGADLRYTVEITLEEAAKGTEKEVKYFRNGECHTCHGTGAKPGTDTKTCSKCHGNGRIKEIQRTMFGNFENVVECDRCNGKGEVPTEKCPTCHGTGVEKEKVEKHVKIPAGIDDGQKLRLGGMGEASESGGPNGDLYLFIRVKEHAIFERHGSDIVCEVPISYTKAVLGGEIQIPTLDEAIKIKIPEGTQTGKVFRLRGKGIPSTRGGRVGDELVKVIVETPTKLNSEQKNLLKAFEDSLKEKNTGMKEGFFDKLKDLFK, encoded by the coding sequence ATGTCTAAAAAAGATTATTATGAAACGCTGGGAATACCTAAGGGAGCCAGTGAGAGCGAGATAAAAAAAGCCTATAGAAAAAAAGCTATGAAATACCATCCAGATAAGTATAGTAGTGCTACTGAAAAGGAAAAAGCTGATGCAGAACATAAATTTAAAGAGGTAAATGATGCTTATCAGGTTCTTTCAGATGGAGAAAAAAGATCTAAATATGACAGATTTGGTCATGATGCATTCTCCCAAGGTGGAGGAGGAGCAGGAGGCTTTGGCGGATTCGGAGGATTCGGAGGAGCAGGAGGCTTTGAAGATATTTTCGGTTCGTTCTTCGGCGGAGGAACTTCTCGTGGTCCCCGAGTAGAACCTGGGGCAGATCTTAGATATACTGTGGAAATCACACTGGAAGAGGCTGCCAAGGGTACAGAAAAAGAGGTTAAATATTTCAGAAACGGTGAATGCCATACCTGCCACGGAACTGGAGCTAAACCAGGAACAGATACGAAAACTTGTTCTAAATGTCATGGTAATGGAAGAATAAAAGAGATCCAGAGAACTATGTTTGGAAATTTTGAAAATGTAGTAGAATGTGACAGATGTAATGGTAAGGGAGAGGTTCCTACTGAAAAATGTCCTACCTGCCATGGAACAGGTGTAGAGAAGGAAAAAGTAGAAAAACATGTGAAAATCCCAGCTGGAATAGATGATGGTCAAAAACTCAGATTAGGTGGGATGGGGGAAGCCAGTGAAAGTGGCGGACCAAATGGAGACTTATATTTATTTATAAGGGTAAAGGAACATGCTATCTTTGAAAGACACGGATCGGACATTGTTTGCGAGGTACCAATCTCCTATACCAAGGCTGTTTTAGGAGGAGAGATACAGATCCCTACTCTGGATGAGGCAATAAAGATAAAAATTCCAGAAGGAACCCAGACTGGAAAGGTATTCAGACTTCGTGGTAAGGGAATACCTAGCACAAGAGGGGGAAGAGTAGGGGATGAATTGGTCAAAGTTATAGTTGAGACTCCTACAAAGCTGAATTCAGAGCAAAAAAACTTATTGAAAGCCTTTGAAGATAGTTTGAAGGAGAAAAATACAGGTATGAAAGAAGGATTTTTTGATAAATTGAAGGATCTATTTAAGTAA
- a CDS encoding GNAT family N-acetyltransferase yields MLKLERMSEADFNMVKGKMIADYAKDKIKVGHWSEREALELSKEALDKILNEGISTPNHYLLNAYEDEVKVGFVWMNKFNNEMFVNNTCIFEEFQENEYELKFIELIEEKADELDIKKINIHSYGYNEKNIAVYKKMGYDITDIYLNKVI; encoded by the coding sequence ATGTTAAAATTAGAGAGAATGTCAGAAGCAGACTTTAACATGGTAAAAGGAAAGATGATAGCTGATTATGCTAAAGACAAGATAAAGGTGGGTCACTGGTCGGAAAGAGAAGCCCTGGAACTATCCAAGGAAGCCTTGGATAAGATTTTAAATGAAGGGATATCTACTCCTAACCATTACTTGTTAAATGCCTATGAAGATGAAGTTAAGGTAGGATTTGTTTGGATGAATAAATTTAACAATGAAATGTTTGTAAATAATACCTGTATCTTTGAAGAATTCCAGGAAAATGAATATGAGTTAAAATTCATCGAGTTGATCGAAGAGAAAGCCGATGAATTAGATATAAAAAAAATTAATATCCATTCATATGGATATAATGAAAAAAACATAGCAGTATATAAGAAAATGGGATATGATATAACCGATATATATTTAAACAAAGTAATATAA
- a CDS encoding aldose 1-epimerase family protein — MGYKITDGIAEAVIDSHGAELKSLKFLKNNEEFMWNADPEFWGRTSPVLFPIVGGLKDGKYSYHGITYEMGQHGFARDNKFEVISKEENRVVFLLESNEETLKKYPFEFKLYLEYSLKNGCLSIEYRVENLSHEEIYFSVGAHPAFSIPTDRDTKISDYYLEFEKNETASILPLEGRNISRNTIKFLENSKKIELSEDLFKDDAFIFKGLNSKKVSLKCKKNTRVVTMDYSNFEYIAFWNKVGAEFVCLEPWNGIADFVDASGRLEEKDGIIKLEGHGEYRASLKIRVKG, encoded by the coding sequence ATGGGATATAAAATAACCGATGGAATTGCAGAGGCTGTTATAGATAGTCATGGTGCAGAGTTAAAAAGCTTAAAATTTCTAAAAAATAACGAGGAATTTATGTGGAATGCTGATCCTGAATTTTGGGGACGGACTTCACCTGTGTTGTTTCCCATTGTAGGAGGGTTAAAAGATGGGAAATACAGCTATCACGGGATAACTTATGAGATGGGACAGCATGGATTTGCAAGGGACAATAAATTTGAAGTTATTTCCAAGGAGGAAAACAGGGTAGTTTTTTTACTGGAGTCAAATGAAGAAACTTTAAAAAAATATCCATTTGAGTTTAAGCTTTATCTGGAATACAGTCTAAAAAATGGATGTCTATCCATTGAATACAGGGTAGAAAATTTATCCCATGAGGAGATCTATTTTTCAGTTGGAGCCCATCCTGCATTTAGTATTCCTACAGATAGAGATACTAAGATTTCGGATTATTATTTGGAATTTGAAAAAAATGAAACTGCCTCAATACTTCCTTTAGAGGGGAGAAATATATCCAGAAATACCATAAAATTTTTAGAGAACAGTAAAAAAATAGAGTTGAGTGAAGATCTCTTTAAAGATGATGCCTTTATATTTAAAGGTTTAAACTCTAAAAAAGTATCGTTAAAGTGTAAAAAAAATACCAGGGTTGTAACTATGGATTACAGCAACTTTGAATATATCGCATTCTGGAATAAGGTAGGAGCAGAATTTGTGTGTCTGGAGCCTTGGAATGGAATAGCGGATTTTGTAGATGCAAGCGGCAGGTTAGAGGAAAAAGACGGAATTATTAAATTAGAGGGCCATGGGGAATATAGGGCTAGCCTGAAAATCAGGGTCAAAGGTTAG
- the yajC gene encoding preprotein translocase subunit YajC, with product MFSNFLAFGAEQTSQSSGYTGMAITLIIWGAIFYLFLIRPNKKKQQKHAEMIDALQPGKDVISAGGIKGEVVSVSDQYIVIRVDKGVRLTLTKDSIRKVL from the coding sequence ATGTTTAGTAATTTTTTAGCTTTTGGAGCGGAACAAACAAGTCAAAGTTCTGGTTACACAGGGATGGCAATAACACTTATTATATGGGGTGCAATTTTTTATTTATTTTTAATCAGACCGAATAAAAAGAAGCAGCAAAAGCACGCTGAGATGATAGATGCCTTACAACCTGGAAAAGATGTTATAAGTGCTGGTGGAATCAAAGGAGAAGTTGTATCTGTAAGCGATCAATACATTGTTATCAGAGTAGATAAAGGAGTTAGACTCACTTTAACAAAGGACTCTATAAGAAAAGTATTATAG